Proteins encoded within one genomic window of Bacteroides sedimenti:
- a CDS encoding DUF3244 domain-containing protein: MKKSLLIALCYSMFIVGSLNAKTETLADIYLKSGTTTSIKPLSVGATTSPVTAGIDGSLLNVNFAASLGNTTITIEDSFGEVVYQQTLSVKGAFILPISLAGEEQDTYTLKVQSGSKSWYGEFDLFY; this comes from the coding sequence ATGAAAAAGTCTTTATTAATCGCATTATGTTACTCTATGTTTATTGTGGGTTCCTTAAATGCAAAAACGGAAACTCTTGCAGACATTTATTTAAAGTCTGGTACAACAACTAGCATTAAACCTCTATCTGTTGGTGCAACAACTTCACCAGTAACGGCTGGTATTGACGGTAGTTTGTTAAATGTAAATTTTGCTGCTTCTTTAGGTAATACTACTATCACAATTGAGGACTCTTTCGGTGAGGTGGTTTATCAACAGACGCTTTCTGTAAAAGGTGCTTTTATATTGCCAATTTCACTTGCTGGTGAAGAGCAAGATACATACACTCTTAAAGTTCAATCAGGCAGCAAGAGTTGGTATGGTGAATTCGATTTATTCTATTAA
- the pta gene encoding phosphate acetyltransferase: protein MMDLINEIIARAKAERQRIVLPEGTEERTLKAADQVLADGVADIILLGNPEEIKELATKWRLKNIEKATIIDPVNHPKKEQYAELLCELRKKKGMTMEEARKLVLDPLYLGCLIIKSGDADGQLAGAQNTTGNVLRPALQIIKTVPGINVVSGAMLLLTKAEQYGKDGMLVIADVAVLPNPNAEELAQIAVATGRTARVLANVEPKVAMLSFSTKGSASHEMVDKVVEATRLAKELDPEMMIDGELQADAALVPSVGKSKAPGSLIAGQANTLVFPSLEVGNIAYKLVQRLGSADAIGPVLQGMAAPVNDLSRGCSIDDIYKMIAITANQAIGAKKK from the coding sequence ATCATGGATTTAATCAATGAAATCATTGCGCGGGCTAAAGCTGAACGCCAACGCATTGTCCTTCCTGAAGGAACGGAAGAACGTACTTTAAAAGCTGCTGATCAGGTGCTGGCAGATGGTGTGGCCGACATCATACTTTTAGGTAATCCTGAAGAAATTAAGGAACTTGCTACTAAATGGAGGCTTAAGAATATTGAGAAAGCAACAATCATCGACCCTGTAAACCATCCGAAGAAAGAACAATATGCTGAGTTGCTTTGCGAACTTCGTAAGAAAAAAGGTATGACAATGGAAGAGGCTCGTAAGCTTGTTCTTGATCCGTTGTATTTAGGATGTCTGATTATTAAAAGTGGTGATGCCGATGGTCAGCTGGCCGGAGCTCAAAATACAACCGGCAACGTTCTTCGTCCGGCTTTACAGATTATTAAAACAGTTCCCGGCATTAATGTTGTATCCGGAGCGATGCTGCTTTTAACAAAAGCTGAACAATATGGTAAGGATGGAATGTTGGTTATTGCCGATGTAGCTGTTTTGCCTAATCCAAATGCTGAGGAGCTTGCTCAGATTGCAGTGGCAACAGGAAGAACTGCACGTGTTCTTGCTAATGTAGAGCCTAAAGTAGCTATGTTGAGTTTCTCAACAAAAGGAAGTGCAAGCCACGAAATGGTAGATAAAGTTGTTGAAGCGACACGCTTAGCTAAAGAACTTGATCCGGAAATGATGATCGATGGTGAACTTCAAGCTGATGCTGCTTTGGTTCCTTCAGTTGGAAAAAGCAAAGCACCCGGAAGTTTAATCGCCGGACAAGCAAATACCTTGGTTTTCCCATCTCTCGAAGTTGGTAACATTGCTTATAAACTTGTACAACGTTTAGGTAGTGCAGATGCAATCGGGCCTGTTCTTCAAGGAATGGCTGCTCCGGTTAATGATCTTTCTCGTGGTTGCTCAATTGATGATATCTATAAGATGATTGCAATTACAGCCAATCAGGCAATAGGGGCAAAGAAAAAATAA
- a CDS encoding CidA/LrgA family protein — MIRQCTILFGCLALGELTVYLTGIKLPSSIIGMLLLTLFLKLGWIKLHWVQGMSDFLVANLGFFFVPPGVALMLYFDIITAQFWPIVIASIVSTILVLFVTGWVHQLTRKIK, encoded by the coding sequence ATGATACGTCAGTGCACCATTTTATTTGGTTGTTTGGCTTTAGGCGAATTAACCGTCTATCTCACGGGAATTAAACTTCCATCAAGCATTATCGGAATGCTGCTGCTCACACTTTTTTTGAAATTAGGTTGGATAAAACTGCATTGGGTACAAGGAATGTCTGATTTCCTGGTCGCCAATCTTGGTTTTTTCTTTGTACCACCAGGTGTGGCACTCATGCTCTACTTTGACATTATCACAGCTCAGTTCTGGCCAATCGTTATTGCTTCAATCGTTAGTACAATCCTGGTGCTTTTTGTCACCGGATGGGTTCACCAATTAACACGAAAAATAAAATGA
- a CDS encoding ABC transporter permease, with amino-acid sequence MKIGLGLDIWQEILSTIKQNKLRTVLTGFAVSWGIFMLIVLLGWGNGLIHAFEEASADLAKNSIRIYPGWTRKAYDGFESNRRITFDNKDVSLTKNKFNDNVILAGATVSQSGANISYKDQYVSLSLDGVYPSYPDIEPVKIDKNGGRFINDLDINQRRKVIVIHNKTKDVLFRHENAIGKFVNAGGVSYQVVGIYKDKGNREARSAYIPFTTAQIVYSKADTIDNIIFTTRGLNTVEANKSFEKDYRKAIGGHHRFDPEDMNAMYIWNRFTQYLQQMTAKNILTTAVWVIGIFTLLSGVVGVSNIMLITVKERTREIGIRKALGASPASILWLIILESIIITTIFGYIGMVAGIGATEYMNIAEGAKTFGSGPMKMTVFKDPTVDIGIAIRATITLIVAGTLAGFFPARKAVKIKPIEALRAE; translated from the coding sequence ATGAAAATAGGACTAGGACTTGATATATGGCAGGAAATATTAAGCACAATCAAGCAAAATAAGTTGCGCACTGTACTTACTGGATTTGCTGTTTCCTGGGGAATCTTTATGTTGATAGTTTTGTTGGGTTGGGGCAACGGACTGATCCATGCTTTTGAAGAGGCTTCGGCTGACTTAGCAAAAAACTCCATCCGGATTTATCCGGGTTGGACGAGAAAAGCATATGACGGATTTGAGTCGAACAGAAGAATCACATTTGATAATAAGGATGTAAGCCTCACTAAGAATAAGTTTAATGACAATGTAATTCTTGCCGGAGCTACCGTTAGCCAAAGTGGTGCTAATATATCCTATAAAGATCAATATGTCTCTTTGTCACTGGATGGTGTTTATCCATCCTATCCGGATATTGAGCCTGTAAAAATAGACAAGAATGGCGGTCGTTTTATCAATGATCTAGACATAAATCAACGTAGAAAAGTTATTGTAATTCACAATAAAACTAAAGATGTTCTTTTTCGCCATGAAAATGCTATTGGAAAATTTGTCAATGCCGGAGGAGTAAGTTATCAGGTAGTAGGGATTTACAAAGATAAGGGAAACCGAGAGGCGCGCTCAGCCTATATTCCTTTCACTACTGCGCAGATTGTATATAGTAAGGCCGATACAATCGATAATATTATCTTCACTACACGCGGATTGAATACCGTTGAGGCGAACAAGAGTTTTGAAAAAGATTACCGCAAAGCCATTGGCGGGCATCACCGTTTCGACCCCGAAGATATGAATGCCATGTATATTTGGAACCGTTTCACGCAATACCTGCAACAGATGACCGCAAAGAATATCCTGACTACAGCTGTCTGGGTGATCGGTATCTTTACCTTGTTGAGCGGTGTGGTTGGTGTGAGCAATATTATGCTGATTACAGTCAAGGAACGAACCCGGGAAATTGGTATCCGAAAGGCTTTGGGTGCATCGCCCGCATCTATTCTCTGGCTGATTATCCTGGAAAGTATTATCATTACAACCATATTCGGGTACATTGGCATGGTAGCGGGAATAGGGGCTACGGAATATATGAATATTGCGGAAGGAGCAAAGACTTTTGGTTCGGGACCAATGAAAATGACCGTATTCAAAGATCCGACAGTTGATATTGGAATAGCCATACGAGCAACCATCACTTTGATAGTAGCCGGTACATTGGCTGGATTCTTTCCTGCACGAAAGGCCGTTAAGATTAAACCGATTGAAGCATTAAGAGCAGAATAA
- a CDS encoding acetate/propionate family kinase: MKILVLNCGSSSIKYKLFNMDTKEVMAQGGVEKIGLKGSFLKLTLPNGDKVMLEGEILEHTAGIEYILGVLVSEKYGCIKSLDEINAVGHRVVHGGEKFNKSVLITDQVIEKIVECIDIAPLHNPPNLKGIRAVSELMPNAPQIAVFDTAFHQTMPDYAYMYGIPYQLYKKYGIRRYGFHGTSHRYVSQRVCEFLGVSPEGKRIITCHIGNGGSVTAIKDGKSIDTSMGFTPVEGLLMGTRSGDIDAGVVSYIMDKEMIGTASISTLLNKHSGVLGVSGVSSDMRELEAAVAEGHERAILAEQMYFYRIKKYVGAYAAALGGVDVIVFTGGVGENQATCRAGVCEGLEFMGVSIDAELNKVRSEEAIISTSDSKVKVVVIPTDEEFMIASDTMQILSETK; the protein is encoded by the coding sequence ATGAAGATATTAGTGCTCAACTGCGGTAGCTCATCCATCAAATATAAGTTGTTCAATATGGACACCAAAGAAGTGATGGCACAGGGCGGTGTAGAGAAAATTGGATTGAAAGGTTCATTCCTGAAACTGACCCTTCCTAATGGAGATAAAGTGATGCTGGAAGGAGAAATCCTGGAACATACAGCTGGTATTGAATATATCTTAGGCGTATTGGTTAGCGAAAAATATGGATGTATCAAATCTTTAGATGAGATAAACGCGGTAGGTCATCGTGTGGTTCACGGAGGAGAGAAATTCAATAAATCTGTGCTGATTACCGATCAGGTAATTGAGAAGATTGTAGAATGTATTGATATTGCTCCGCTTCACAACCCACCTAACTTGAAAGGTATTCGTGCAGTTTCTGAACTGATGCCGAATGCTCCTCAGATAGCAGTGTTCGATACAGCTTTTCACCAGACAATGCCTGATTACGCATATATGTATGGTATCCCGTATCAGCTGTATAAGAAATATGGCATCCGTCGTTACGGTTTCCATGGAACCAGTCACCGTTATGTATCTCAGCGGGTATGCGAATTCCTGGGTGTATCACCTGAAGGGAAACGTATTATTACCTGCCATATTGGTAATGGTGGATCGGTTACAGCTATTAAAGATGGTAAATCAATTGATACTTCCATGGGATTCACCCCGGTTGAAGGTTTGTTGATGGGAACTCGTTCAGGAGATATAGATGCTGGAGTTGTCTCTTACATCATGGATAAGGAGATGATTGGTACAGCTTCTATCTCAACTTTGCTCAATAAGCACAGTGGTGTATTAGGAGTTTCAGGTGTTTCAAGTGATATGCGCGAACTTGAAGCTGCAGTTGCAGAAGGTCATGAACGTGCAATACTGGCAGAACAGATGTATTTCTATCGCATTAAAAAGTATGTTGGTGCATATGCCGCAGCATTAGGTGGTGTTGATGTCATTGTATTTACCGGTGGAGTTGGTGAAAACCAAGCTACATGTCGTGCAGGAGTTTGCGAAGGGCTTGAATTTATGGGTGTCTCCATTGATGCAGAACTCAACAAAGTTCGCAGTGAAGAAGCAATAATCAGTACTTCGGATTCTAAGGTGAAAGTGGTAGTCATTCCTACTGATGAGGAATTTATGATTGCTTCTGATACTATGCAGATTCTTTCTGAAACTAAATAA
- a CDS encoding tetratricopeptide repeat protein: MKCTTLLLILLFLTVAVIPSCHRGGPFDLLNQADTLLDTRPDSSFTLLKSLDSKSLSDEDNARYCLLMSAAMIKNSIPITSDSLINISLKFYNKHGDSINKAETYFYAGRVSQEMRDEKEAANYFLKAADYSEISKENKLKYLIYFYLGDLYFNQNLYDSSIKMQKKALQISKLLNDSSYITHALRSCALSYAGKKNMKMSLNYYNKALRYNKDTAMRIALFNEIGERYNNIGNCTLAIWYVNKAIELKPSTQSLFYCDIIKGNSYFILHKTDSAKYYYNKVLFSSNIYTRADSYYSLAKIAAIEGDYKHAFELMQVYNNYKDTIDSQTKSAAIIEMENIYQHGKSKEQIQQLILDKKEQTIRFYHWGLLTFALIIMSSGSFFIYRNNEKKRLLDKSRKLLEQENRLIMMRERDCRLREEFFRKLNNINKIPSLIFLDEKGEKNKKQEAEATTKISLTDREWEELIRNIDVAYDHFSERLKKAYPNLNNQEIRLCCLVKIKVARNDLANIFCITPQSIKTTKYRIKRDKMGINDREISLDNFLDNF, encoded by the coding sequence ATGAAATGCACTACACTCCTTCTGATTCTACTGTTTCTTACAGTTGCAGTGATCCCCTCTTGTCATCGGGGCGGCCCGTTTGATCTATTAAATCAAGCTGATACTCTTTTAGATACCCGCCCGGATAGCTCTTTCACTTTATTAAAAAGTCTGGATTCTAAATCTTTATCAGACGAAGATAATGCACGTTATTGTTTACTGATGAGTGCCGCGATGATAAAGAATTCTATTCCAATAACTTCGGACTCTTTGATTAATATTTCTCTTAAGTTTTATAATAAACATGGAGACTCTATAAATAAAGCAGAAACCTATTTTTATGCAGGACGTGTTAGTCAGGAGATGAGAGATGAAAAAGAAGCCGCAAATTATTTTTTAAAAGCAGCAGACTACAGTGAGATTTCAAAAGAGAATAAATTAAAATACTTGATTTATTTTTATTTGGGAGATTTATATTTTAATCAAAATCTCTACGATTCATCAATAAAAATGCAGAAGAAAGCTCTTCAAATTTCTAAACTACTTAACGATAGCTCATATATTACACATGCTCTGAGAAGTTGTGCTCTTTCATATGCTGGGAAAAAAAACATGAAAATGTCATTGAACTATTATAATAAGGCTTTAAGGTATAATAAAGACACTGCCATGCGGATTGCTCTTTTTAATGAAATTGGTGAAAGATACAATAATATAGGTAATTGTACTCTTGCAATTTGGTATGTTAATAAAGCCATTGAGTTGAAACCATCGACTCAAAGTTTATTTTATTGTGATATTATTAAAGGCAATTCATATTTTATTTTGCATAAAACTGATTCAGCTAAATATTATTATAATAAAGTACTATTTAGTTCTAATATTTATACACGTGCTGATAGCTATTATAGTTTGGCTAAAATTGCAGCGATTGAAGGTGATTACAAACATGCATTTGAATTGATGCAAGTCTACAACAACTATAAAGACACAATAGATTCACAAACCAAAAGTGCTGCAATTATAGAAATGGAGAATATATATCAGCATGGAAAGTCAAAGGAGCAGATACAGCAGTTAATTTTGGATAAGAAAGAGCAGACTATTAGATTTTATCATTGGGGACTTTTAACTTTTGCTTTGATCATTATGTCGTCGGGAAGCTTTTTTATATATAGAAATAATGAGAAAAAAAGACTTTTGGATAAAAGTCGTAAATTGCTGGAGCAAGAGAATCGATTAATTATGATGCGTGAAAGAGATTGCAGGTTGCGAGAGGAATTTTTTAGAAAACTTAATAATATAAACAAGATCCCGTCATTGATATTTCTCGATGAAAAGGGAGAAAAAAATAAAAAACAAGAGGCTGAAGCTACAACTAAGATTTCATTAACCGACCGTGAATGGGAAGAGTTGATTCGTAATATTGATGTTGCTTACGATCATTTTTCAGAAAGACTTAAAAAAGCATATCCAAACCTAAATAACCAGGAAATACGTTTGTGTTGTCTGGTCAAAATAAAGGTTGCTCGTAATGACTTGGCCAATATCTTTTGCATAACCCCACAAAGTATTAAGACAACAAAGTATAGAATAAAGAGAGATAAAATGGGAATAAACGACAGAGAGATTTCTCTTGATAATTTTCTTGATAATTTCTAA
- a CDS encoding tetratricopeptide repeat protein, which yields MKNFILHINLILLFAGIVVSCSNEQQSILDIKHTEKLLETRPDSALKLLKQIDPKVLSTSEYARYCLLMTEALGKNQIPITSDSLISVAVEYFNDKSDKDIKAKTYFYAGWVNQEMQNTKQAMEYFLKAADFAEGDKDYKLQYLIYFYLGDLYFQENLYDSALKMNKQAFKFSKLLGNKNYMVYALRSTALAYSGKGQKDSSIVYYSKAIDLLPKSDSVTLATLYNEIGDRYNDIKKFKQAIQYVDKAISLNPSSEELHYFYVVKAHIYYSSAQYDSAYYYYSKTVESPNLNTKVDSYLKLSNIERKRGNLKKAFEYTDIFLHNKDLIEEQSHSEMIIKMQNIYQHKKTVEKSSI from the coding sequence ATGAAAAACTTTATTCTACATATCAACTTGATCTTGCTTTTTGCAGGTATAGTTGTCTCCTGTTCTAACGAACAACAGTCAATTCTTGACATCAAACATACTGAAAAGTTATTGGAAACTCGTCCTGATAGTGCTTTAAAATTGCTTAAACAAATAGATCCGAAAGTCTTGTCTACTTCTGAATATGCTCGCTATTGTTTATTGATGACCGAGGCTTTGGGAAAGAATCAGATTCCAATTACTTCCGATTCTTTGATAAGTGTTGCTGTTGAGTATTTTAATGATAAGAGTGATAAAGACATAAAAGCAAAAACTTATTTTTATGCAGGATGGGTAAATCAGGAAATGCAAAATACAAAGCAAGCAATGGAATATTTTCTAAAAGCAGCTGATTTTGCAGAAGGTGACAAAGATTATAAGCTACAATACCTTATCTACTTTTATCTGGGAGATCTTTATTTCCAGGAAAACCTTTATGATTCAGCTTTAAAGATGAATAAACAGGCCTTTAAATTCTCAAAACTTCTTGGTAACAAGAACTATATGGTTTATGCTTTGAGAAGCACTGCTTTGGCATATTCCGGAAAAGGACAGAAAGACAGTTCTATTGTTTATTACTCTAAAGCTATTGATTTATTGCCAAAGTCAGATTCCGTAACTCTTGCCACACTATATAATGAAATTGGTGATAGATATAATGATATAAAAAAGTTCAAACAGGCTATTCAATATGTTGATAAAGCCATTAGCTTGAATCCATCATCAGAAGAATTACACTATTTTTATGTAGTGAAAGCGCATATATATTATAGCTCTGCACAATATGATTCTGCATATTATTATTATAGTAAGACTGTTGAAAGCCCTAACTTGAATACTAAAGTAGATAGTTACTTGAAACTTTCAAATATTGAAAGAAAGCGGGGGAATCTTAAGAAAGCTTTTGAATATACTGACATATTTTTGCATAATAAAGATTTGATTGAAGAACAATCTCATTCAGAGATGATTATTAAAATGCAAAATATATACCAACATAAAAAAACTGTAGAAAAATCCAGTATCTGA
- a CDS encoding ROK family protein: MISSMGKPYVVGIDIGGTNTVFGIVDARGTILCSGSVKTKAYDKVEDYVTAVCENLLPLIESEGGVEKIKGIGIGAPNGNYYSGTIEFAPNLPWKGVIHLAELFQEKLGIPTALTNDANAAAVGEMTYGAARGMKDFIMITLGTGVGSGIVVNGQVVYGHDGFAGELGHVIVRENGRMCGCGRKGCLETYCSATGVARTAREFLIARSDESLLRHIPAEEIASKDVYEAAVQGDKLAQEIFEFTGELLGEALANFVAFSSPEAIVLFGGLAKSGDYIMNPVKKGLDSNVLNIYKGKTKLLVSELKDSDAAVLGASALGWELKDLKE, from the coding sequence ATGATATCTAGCATGGGAAAGCCCTACGTAGTAGGCATTGATATAGGCGGTACAAATACCGTTTTTGGTATTGTAGACGCTCGTGGAACAATTTTATGCAGCGGCTCTGTAAAGACTAAAGCATATGATAAAGTTGAGGATTATGTGACTGCCGTTTGCGAGAACTTACTTCCATTAATTGAATCGGAAGGTGGAGTGGAAAAAATTAAAGGTATTGGTATTGGTGCACCTAATGGTAACTATTATAGCGGAACTATTGAGTTCGCTCCTAACCTGCCTTGGAAAGGCGTAATCCACTTAGCAGAATTGTTCCAGGAAAAATTAGGTATCCCTACTGCATTAACCAATGATGCAAATGCTGCTGCTGTTGGTGAAATGACTTATGGTGCTGCCCGTGGTATGAAAGATTTCATCATGATTACTCTTGGTACAGGTGTTGGTAGTGGTATCGTTGTAAACGGACAGGTGGTATATGGTCACGATGGTTTTGCCGGTGAGCTGGGTCACGTGATTGTACGCGAAAACGGAAGAATGTGTGGTTGTGGACGTAAAGGCTGCCTTGAAACATATTGTTCGGCTACCGGTGTAGCTCGCACAGCTCGCGAATTCCTTATCGCACGTTCAGACGAAAGCTTACTACGCCACATTCCTGCAGAAGAAATTGCATCTAAAGATGTATACGAAGCTGCTGTACAAGGTGACAAGCTAGCTCAGGAAATTTTCGAATTCACTGGAGAACTACTAGGTGAGGCTTTGGCAAACTTCGTAGCTTTCTCAAGTCCTGAAGCAATCGTTTTATTCGGTGGATTGGCCAAATCTGGTGATTATATTATGAATCCTGTTAAGAAAGGTCTGGATAGCAATGTACTGAATATCTACAAAGGAAAAACAAAACTTCTTGTTTCTGAATTGAAAGATTCTGATGCAGCAGTATTAGGAGCAAGTGCTCTTGGCTGGGAACTGAAAGATCTTAAGGAATAA
- a CDS encoding VIT1/CCC1 transporter family protein: protein MDIDNTTKSEFIRFQRNEITESFVYKRLASIENNEANRAVLLSIAAEESAHARIFNKYTDVTPLPNKWKIFKYYWLARIFGLTFAIKLMEGGEASAHKMYGEYAEFSDLQRLAQEEEMHEKRLIGMINEERLEYMGSVVLGLNDALVEFTGALAGFTLALSDSKLIALTGSITGIAAALSMASSEYLSTKSENGNDKHPVKAAVYTGFAYIVTVVSLVLPFILLSNVFIALGIMLIVALSIIGIFNYYYSVARSESFKKRFTEMAVLSFGVATVSFFIGYALKVFTGVET from the coding sequence ATGGACATTGATAATACTACAAAAAGTGAATTTATCCGTTTTCAACGGAATGAAATTACTGAAAGTTTTGTTTATAAACGTCTGGCTTCTATTGAAAATAACGAAGCCAATAGAGCAGTACTCTTAAGTATCGCTGCGGAGGAATCTGCTCATGCGAGGATTTTCAATAAATATACAGATGTAACCCCGTTACCAAATAAATGGAAAATATTTAAATATTATTGGCTAGCTCGTATTTTTGGATTGACATTTGCAATAAAATTGATGGAAGGAGGAGAAGCTTCAGCACATAAAATGTACGGTGAATACGCTGAATTTTCTGATTTACAAAGGTTGGCTCAAGAAGAGGAAATGCATGAAAAGAGGCTGATAGGAATGATCAATGAAGAACGATTAGAGTATATGGGCTCTGTGGTTTTGGGATTGAATGATGCTTTAGTTGAATTCACTGGGGCTTTGGCTGGTTTTACGCTTGCCCTGAGCGACTCAAAATTGATTGCATTAACGGGAAGTATTACGGGTATAGCGGCAGCTCTTTCAATGGCTTCTTCGGAGTATCTTTCAACTAAATCCGAAAATGGAAATGATAAACATCCTGTTAAGGCAGCTGTTTATACTGGTTTTGCCTATATTGTAACTGTGGTGTCTTTAGTCCTTCCTTTTATTTTGCTCTCAAATGTTTTTATCGCATTAGGCATTATGCTGATAGTCGCTTTGTCCATAATCGGCATTTTTAATTATTATTATTCTGTTGCCCGAAGTGAGAGTTTTAAAAAGCGTTTTACAGAAATGGCAGTCTTGAGTTTTGGTGTTGCTACAGTCAGCTTCTTTATTGGCTATGCATTAAAAGTTTTTACAGGAGTTGAAACTTAA
- a CDS encoding ABC transporter ATP-binding protein produces the protein MIHLEDINKTYYSGAPLHVLKGINLDIERGEFVSIMGASGSGKSTLLNILGLLDNYDTGNYYLNDVLMKKLSETKAAEYRNRMIGFIFQSFNLISFKNAMENVALPLFYQNVSRKKRNIEAMEYLDRLGLKDWAHHMPNELSGGQKQRVAIARALISKPQIILADEPTGALDSKTSDEVMEILKEVNDSGMTLIVVTHESGVANCTNKIIHIKDGIIESIEDNSNHNISPFGKGIMMK, from the coding sequence ATGATACATTTGGAAGATATTAACAAGACCTACTACAGCGGAGCCCCGCTTCATGTACTTAAAGGAATAAACCTCGATATTGAACGTGGAGAATTTGTTTCCATCATGGGTGCCTCTGGTTCCGGGAAGTCAACTTTACTCAATATTCTGGGACTACTGGATAATTACGATACTGGTAACTATTACCTTAATGACGTTCTGATGAAGAAACTGAGTGAGACAAAAGCTGCTGAGTATCGTAACCGGATGATAGGTTTTATATTTCAGTCGTTTAATCTGATTTCTTTTAAGAATGCCATGGAAAATGTTGCTCTACCGCTCTTTTATCAGAATGTGAGCCGCAAGAAAAGAAATATTGAAGCCATGGAATATCTCGACAGGCTTGGATTAAAAGATTGGGCGCATCACATGCCCAATGAACTTTCAGGAGGCCAGAAACAAAGAGTTGCCATTGCACGTGCCCTTATTTCCAAACCACAGATAATACTAGCCGATGAACCCACTGGTGCATTGGATAGTAAAACATCAGATGAAGTGATGGAAATTCTAAAAGAGGTAAATGATTCTGGAATGACCCTGATTGTTGTAACCCACGAGTCGGGAGTAGCCAACTGTACAAATAAGATAATCCATATAAAAGATGGAATTATTGAATCGATTGAAGATAACTCGAATCATAACATTTCTCCTTTTGGCAAAGGAATAATGATGAAGTAA
- a CDS encoding 3-hydroxyacyl-CoA dehydrogenase family protein, which yields MAEMIKEPIENYGLSSKDRKKTLFSKIGIVGCGKEGSKIATVAATAGIEVVFLEISDDRIQQAFDRIGSELDMRIATWGLTESEKKTILGRIKGTLTFAAFKNCDFVIEAVRYDDNGERSLNHRKEIFHELENILAEDAIIATNASSVVITELASELKYKERCVCLHFVMMQPQSRILEIVRGLYTSDSCYNKVCQFAKLIGYDFVTVEESAGLISNRLFFILLNEACAILQEGLTTPIEIDSIIKVGLGQRQGVFCMADQMGIEKIVPQMEDLYKEFGSLKYKPSPLLLRLNRAKRWGVSTRIGFYEYDEEGNRIINENEKK from the coding sequence ATGGCAGAAATGATTAAAGAACCAATTGAGAACTATGGGTTGAGCTCCAAGGATCGTAAAAAGACATTGTTCTCAAAGATTGGTATCGTGGGCTGCGGGAAAGAAGGCTCTAAAATTGCTACAGTGGCAGCTACAGCCGGTATTGAAGTAGTATTCCTGGAAATCAGTGATGATAGAATACAACAAGCATTTGATAGAATCGGCTCTGAACTTGATATGCGTATTGCTACCTGGGGACTTACTGAATCGGAAAAGAAAACAATTTTGGGACGTATCAAAGGTACATTGACTTTTGCAGCGTTTAAAAACTGTGATTTTGTTATTGAAGCTGTTCGTTACGATGATAATGGGGAAAGAAGCTTGAATCATCGTAAAGAGATTTTTCATGAACTTGAAAACATTCTTGCTGAAGATGCAATTATTGCAACTAATGCATCTTCCGTTGTTATTACTGAACTGGCATCTGAACTAAAATACAAAGAACGTTGTGTGTGCCTGCATTTTGTTATGATGCAGCCACAAAGTCGTATTTTGGAGATTGTCCGTGGACTTTATACCTCGGATTCCTGCTACAATAAGGTTTGTCAGTTTGCCAAACTTATTGGTTATGATTTCGTAACAGTCGAAGAATCGGCCGGGCTAATTTCTAATCGTCTGTTCTTTATCTTGTTAAATGAAGCCTGTGCAATTCTTCAGGAAGGTCTTACTACTCCGATTGAAATAGACTCGATTATCAAAGTTGGATTGGGCCAACGCCAAGGAGTATTTTGTATGGCCGACCAGATGGGTATCGAAAAGATTGTTCCTCAGATGGAAGATCTGTACAAAGAGTTTGGTTCTTTGAAATACAAACCATCACCGCTGCTGCTTCGCCTAAATCGTGCAAAACGTTGGGGTGTCAGCACTAGAATTGGATTCTACGAGTATGACGAAGAGGGGAACCGTATAATTAATGAGAACGAGAAAAAATAG